From the Chloroflexus aurantiacus J-10-fl genome, one window contains:
- a CDS encoding DUF3090 domain-containing protein — protein sequence MAEFTFDLESVHRITAGAVGPRGRRVFYLQARRGNRLVTLLAEKEQIRELANAINRLLEVIGERNPRLATSDDLLVTDMSLEEPLEPEFRIYQMGLGYDSERDRIVLLAQGMPEGNDEEPLSARFSATREQMKALSIHAEQVVAAGRPICGNCGRPIDPSGHFCPHRNGHGPVYS from the coding sequence ATGGCAGAGTTTACCTTTGATCTGGAATCGGTGCATCGCATTACTGCCGGGGCTGTTGGCCCACGGGGTCGGCGCGTGTTTTACTTGCAGGCCCGGCGGGGTAATCGTTTAGTCACCCTCCTGGCAGAAAAGGAGCAGATCCGCGAGCTGGCGAATGCGATTAATCGCCTGCTTGAAGTGATCGGCGAGCGGAACCCCCGGCTGGCAACCTCTGATGATTTGCTGGTGACCGATATGAGCCTTGAGGAGCCGCTCGAACCGGAGTTCCGCATTTATCAGATGGGGCTGGGCTACGATAGTGAGCGTGATCGGATTGTGTTACTGGCGCAGGGTATGCCGGAAGGCAACGATGAAGAGCCGCTATCGGCACGTTTTTCGGCGACCCGCGAACAGATGAAGGCGCTGAGTATTCACGCTGAACAAGTGGTGGCAGCTGGTCGTCCAATCTGTGGGAATTGCGGTCGCCCGATTGACCCCAGTGGTCATTTCTGCCCGCATCGCAACGGTCACGGCCCGGTGTATAGCTGA